DNA from Petropleomorpha daqingensis:
CCGAGCCGGCCGCGGCGAGCTGGCTGATGATCGGCTGGAGCAGCTGCAGGTCGGCCACGGTGTTCTGCCCGGCCTGGTTGATGATCCGGGTGCCGACCTGGCCGAGCCGGTCGAGGCTCTGCAGCATCGAGACCAGCATGTCCTCCTGCTGGTTGAGGACGTCGAGCCCGGGCCCGATGGTGTCCAGCGCGTTCTCGATCGTGCCGGTGCGCTGGGCCAGGGTCGCGGCGAGGGCGTTCACGCTGTCCAGCGCCCGGTTGATCTCCTCCTTCTGCTGGTCCAGGCCGCCGATGAAGGTGTCGAGCTGGTCGAGGGTGTTCTTCAGCTCGCTCTCCCGGCCCTGCATGGCCACGCCGAGCTCGCGGTTGATCGTCTGCAGCTTCTCCAGCCCGCCGCCGTTGAGCACCAGCGACATCGCGCCGAGCAGCTCCTCGACCTCGACGTTGCGGCCGGTGCGGTCCAGCGGGATGAGCGCGCCGTCCTCGAGGCGGCCCTGCGGTGCCTCACCGGTGGGCTTGGCGAGCTCGACGTACTTCTCGCCGAGCAGCGAGGACTGCTGGATCGCCGCGGTCGCGTTGGCCGGCAGGTCGACCCCACCGTTGACGGTGACGGTCACGACCGCCGTCCAGTCGTCCTTGAGCTTGATGCCGGTGACCCGGCCGACCGGGACGTCGGCCACCCGGACGCCGGACTGCGGCACCAGGTCGAGGACGTCGGCGAACTGGATCTGCACCGTGTACGGGTCGTCGCCGACGTCCGCGCCGCCGGGCAGGTTGAACGAGTACGCGCCGCGGAAGCCGCAGCCGGA
Protein-coding regions in this window:
- a CDS encoding MCE family protein is translated as MTGLGRRLGALGAGLVLLSGCGFRGAYSFNLPGGADVGDDPYTVQIQFADVLDLVPQSGVRVADVPVGRVTGIKLKDDWTAVVTVTVNGGVDLPANATAAIQQSSLLGEKYVELAKPTGEAPQGRLEDGALIPLDRTGRNVEVEELLGAMSLVLNGGGLEKLQTINRELGVAMQGRESELKNTLDQLDTFIGGLDQQKEEINRALDSVNALAATLAQRTGTIENALDTIGPGLDVLNQQEDMLVSMLQSLDRLGQVGTRIINQAGQNTVADLQLLQPIISQLAAAGSDLTGSLDLLLTYPFPASSLTALNYRPDSRTGGYGLFTNMTATLNLDLREILCRYVVDPVTGALKIAPQDVVGTQCGQAGTPPGNQQSTTTTTTTTLVPLPGLDGVTGAIAGVTGGTAGLPGLPIISGGSQ